In Mangrovivirga cuniculi, the following proteins share a genomic window:
- a CDS encoding SO2930 family diheme c-type cytochrome produces the protein MRTDYFIIFFSIIFIVSCGKNTDNSIEKNISESELVEVETYGLGKAWLSEYGFYEGDLKQLKPVENVHPYEINSPLFSDYASKKRFIYLPEGKSVSYVNNGVLDFPVGTILIKNFYYEKIKGSSTPKVIETRLLIRYENEWKPLTYIWKEDQSDAFLEIVGSRKPVQFISEDGSLLDIKYSIPDLNQCQNCHNKNEVLTPIGPTAGQLNKYVINDGKKVNQLALLARKGVVSGMPGMDNIPRVAQWDNPGHYSIDQRARAYLDMNCGHCHNPQGSAKTSGLYLTLDELDDHKIGINKKPVAAGKASGNLLYDIVKGKPEESIIVFRMDSEKPEIMMPELGRSLIHKEGVELIREWIKKMDE, from the coding sequence GTGCGAACAGACTATTTTATAATATTTTTTTCAATTATTTTTATTGTTAGTTGCGGTAAAAACACTGATAACTCAATAGAAAAGAACATCTCTGAAAGTGAGCTGGTGGAGGTGGAAACTTATGGGTTGGGAAAAGCATGGTTATCTGAATATGGTTTCTATGAAGGTGATCTAAAGCAGCTAAAGCCAGTGGAGAATGTTCATCCTTATGAAATTAATTCCCCTCTTTTTTCAGATTATGCTTCTAAAAAAAGGTTTATTTATTTACCTGAAGGGAAATCTGTTTCCTATGTTAATAATGGAGTTTTAGATTTTCCGGTTGGAACGATATTAATCAAAAACTTCTATTATGAAAAGATTAAGGGTTCTTCAACTCCAAAAGTTATTGAAACGCGCCTTTTAATAAGGTATGAGAATGAATGGAAGCCGTTGACATATATTTGGAAGGAAGACCAGTCCGATGCTTTTTTAGAAATTGTTGGTTCCCGAAAACCGGTTCAATTCATTTCTGAAGACGGTAGTTTGCTGGATATAAAGTATAGCATACCAGACCTTAATCAGTGTCAAAATTGCCATAATAAAAATGAGGTTTTAACTCCCATAGGCCCTACGGCAGGCCAATTGAATAAATATGTTATTAATGATGGAAAAAAGGTGAATCAATTAGCATTGCTAGCCAGAAAAGGAGTTGTTTCAGGAATGCCTGGTATGGATAACATCCCTAGGGTAGCACAATGGGATAATCCCGGACATTATTCGATAGATCAAAGAGCAAGAGCTTATCTGGATATGAATTGTGGGCATTGTCACAATCCTCAAGGATCTGCTAAAACTTCAGGATTATACCTCACGCTTGATGAATTGGACGATCATAAAATTGGGATCAATAAAAAGCCCGTCGCTGCAGGAAAGGCCTCTGGAAACTTATTGTATGATATAGTTAAAGGTAAACCGGAAGAATCAATCATTGTTTTCAGAATGGACTCAGAGAAACCTGAAATCATGATGCCAGAGCTTGGAAGGAGCCTGATTCATAAAGAAGGTGTAGAACTGATAAGAGAATGGATTAAAAAAATGGATGAATAA
- a CDS encoding parallel beta-helix domain-containing protein produces MKINYSILILFILLIVSCQSKNSYDPERNYSDIQKDLTAKFILAEDSSVIELPEGHFLFDKSLSLEGKSHLTIRGKGIDKTVLSFKGQTDGAEGLRITNCNNITLEDFTVEDAAGDNIKVMDTKGITFRRMKVAWTGKINEDNGAYGFYPVMCDGVVIEECESMGSSDAGVYVGQSENVVIRNNIVYQNVAGIESENSDNVEIYGNEVYDNTGGILVFNLPGLSRYGRNIKVYENNVYNNNRKNFSVPGAIVGYVPAGAGMIILATSNVEVYKNVIKGHKTGGIAIVSYELIKAMDEMNDDKPEDADLPDGIAAFNADYESDPNYDPYPGKIYLHNNVYDNDKWIPDLNSDMGKMLLVKNGFKTPDIIIDGILPDNYLVENGSVNDTYKICIDEENIKFLYLDAENDFEGMNENDKNYKCEQTIL; encoded by the coding sequence ATGAAAATCAATTACTCAATTTTAATTCTCTTCATTCTTCTCATCGTAAGTTGTCAATCCAAAAACAGTTATGATCCGGAGAGGAATTATTCAGACATTCAAAAAGATCTCACAGCCAAATTTATTTTAGCAGAGGATAGTTCGGTGATAGAATTGCCTGAAGGCCATTTTTTATTTGACAAAAGTCTCAGCCTTGAAGGGAAATCGCACTTGACAATAAGGGGCAAAGGCATTGATAAAACTGTTCTAAGTTTCAAGGGTCAGACAGATGGAGCTGAAGGATTGAGAATTACTAATTGCAATAATATTACTCTTGAGGACTTTACTGTTGAAGATGCTGCCGGGGATAATATTAAGGTGATGGATACGAAAGGTATTACATTTCGTAGAATGAAAGTGGCATGGACAGGAAAGATCAATGAAGATAATGGAGCTTATGGATTTTATCCTGTGATGTGTGATGGAGTCGTGATTGAAGAATGTGAGTCTATGGGGTCAAGTGATGCGGGTGTGTATGTCGGACAATCAGAAAATGTGGTGATCAGAAATAATATCGTATATCAAAATGTCGCCGGTATAGAAAGTGAGAATTCGGATAATGTCGAAATTTATGGCAACGAAGTGTATGATAATACAGGCGGGATTTTAGTTTTTAATCTTCCTGGTCTCAGCCGTTATGGTCGGAATATTAAAGTCTATGAAAATAATGTTTACAATAACAACCGAAAGAATTTCAGTGTGCCAGGGGCTATCGTAGGTTACGTTCCGGCTGGTGCAGGCATGATAATTCTAGCAACCAGCAATGTTGAAGTTTATAAAAATGTAATCAAGGGCCATAAAACAGGTGGAATTGCCATTGTAAGTTATGAGCTGATCAAAGCCATGGATGAAATGAATGATGATAAGCCTGAAGATGCAGACCTTCCTGATGGAATTGCTGCTTTTAATGCTGATTATGAGAGTGATCCGAATTACGATCCATACCCAGGTAAAATCTATTTACATAACAATGTATATGATAACGATAAATGGATACCAGATCTAAATTCAGACATGGGAAAAATGTTATTGGTTAAGAATGGATTTAAAACTCCGGATATAATTATCGATGGCATCTTACCGGATAATTATCTTGTTGAAAATGGAAGTGTTAATGATACATATAAAATATGCATCGATGAAGAGAACATTAAATTCCTGTATTTAGACGCAGAGAATGATTTCGAGGGTATGAATGAAAATGACAAAAATTACAAGTGCGAACAGACTATTTTATAA
- a CDS encoding trans-sulfuration enzyme family protein has product MKDSKLSFETLALKSTEPFAGEVSPVSTPLYFSTTYHRNKDGSYDSGFVYSRTSNPNRLVLEKACAKLEGGHRGFAFASGMAGIEAVLKTLQTGEHIIIPDDAYFAVFKLIKEVFNRWGLSYTQVDMTELEQVENAINEKTKMIWLESPSNPMLKITDINAVTKIARDNNILVAVDNTWPTPVVQNPIKMGADIVVHSTTKYFGGHSDVLGGVVVINKNDKLEKHLEDIQNLGGGVLSPFDSWLTARGLQTLFLRVKAQSENAFKLAEFLNENSNIEKVFYPGLPSHKGHEVVKKQMHNGFGAMLSVTVKGGEQKAIEISNKLQLFTTATSLGGVESLIEHRKSVEGPESNTPDNLLRISVGLENIDDLIFDWQKALE; this is encoded by the coding sequence ATGAAAGATTCTAAGCTCTCATTTGAAACATTAGCATTAAAATCTACCGAGCCATTCGCAGGGGAAGTTAGCCCGGTAAGTACACCATTGTATTTTTCAACAACCTACCATAGGAATAAAGATGGTTCTTATGATTCAGGTTTTGTTTACAGTCGAACATCTAATCCTAATCGATTAGTTCTTGAAAAAGCATGTGCTAAACTTGAGGGTGGCCACCGGGGGTTTGCTTTTGCTTCCGGGATGGCAGGCATTGAAGCAGTTTTAAAGACTTTGCAGACCGGAGAACATATAATAATTCCTGATGATGCGTATTTCGCGGTTTTCAAGCTGATTAAAGAAGTATTTAATAGGTGGGGATTAAGCTATACTCAGGTTGATATGACTGAATTAGAGCAAGTTGAGAATGCCATTAATGAAAAAACTAAAATGATATGGCTGGAATCGCCTTCTAATCCGATGCTAAAAATAACAGATATTAATGCTGTAACAAAGATTGCTCGTGACAACAATATACTTGTAGCTGTCGATAATACATGGCCGACTCCTGTGGTTCAAAACCCGATTAAAATGGGAGCGGATATAGTTGTTCATTCAACTACCAAATATTTTGGAGGGCATTCAGATGTTTTGGGAGGTGTGGTAGTCATTAACAAAAATGACAAACTAGAAAAGCACCTGGAAGATATTCAAAACCTTGGAGGCGGTGTTTTATCACCATTCGATTCCTGGTTAACGGCAAGAGGACTTCAAACATTGTTTTTAAGAGTAAAAGCCCAAAGTGAAAATGCGTTTAAGCTGGCTGAGTTTCTCAATGAAAATTCTAATATTGAAAAGGTGTTTTATCCGGGGCTTCCATCTCATAAAGGGCATGAGGTTGTTAAAAAACAAATGCACAATGGGTTTGGGGCAATGCTTTCGGTAACTGTGAAGGGAGGAGAGCAAAAAGCAATTGAAATTTCAAATAAATTGCAATTATTCACTACAGCTACTAGTCTTGGAGGTGTTGAAAGCCTAATTGAGCATAGAAAATCAGTTGAAGGGCCTGAAAGCAACACTCCGGATAACCTCTTACGTATATCTGTTGGATTAGAAAATATTGATGATCTTATTTTTGACTGGCAAAAGGCTCTTGAATAA
- a CDS encoding helix-turn-helix domain-containing protein, which translates to MYFNLFNLLIFFGALQGIIIGIVLLFFKKKEDQSTLFLSWLIFSLSLTIGKHFLIDFSKANQWDIIVKPPVSCFLLMGPFLFFYVRATLGKKIKTNIKFFIHLIPGLIFLVIQLIIFIESGFGEELMDQSIISIFQLIEQVLGLLSLMIYGYLSLKLVIKYQKKITEFYSNIEYITLQWLINLLIGLFIGWLFLLFLTMVDLFVFDFTLPQSAYYLLFIYVGVIIHYFGLRKLTMIHFPTLRPLEVLEKKPDIQKNDIESDKDEDTKEIQKLEKIMVENKPFLDPNLTLDSLSDLLGVHSKKLSMILNQKMGTSFYDFINKARVEEVKVKIADPGNDHLTILGIALDSGFNSKSSFNAIFKKYTGMTPRQYKNTL; encoded by the coding sequence GTGTATTTTAATCTATTCAACCTTTTAATTTTTTTTGGTGCTCTTCAGGGCATAATCATTGGAATAGTGCTGTTGTTCTTCAAGAAAAAAGAAGATCAAAGCACGCTGTTTCTTTCCTGGCTTATTTTTAGTTTATCGTTGACAATCGGTAAACACTTTTTAATCGATTTTTCAAAAGCTAATCAATGGGACATCATAGTTAAACCACCTGTTTCATGTTTTTTATTGATGGGACCATTTTTGTTTTTTTATGTCCGGGCAACCCTGGGAAAAAAAATAAAAACTAATATTAAATTTTTCATTCATTTGATTCCAGGACTGATATTTTTAGTTATTCAATTGATAATTTTTATCGAATCAGGCTTTGGAGAAGAACTAATGGATCAATCCATAATCTCCATTTTTCAACTTATTGAACAAGTCTTAGGACTCCTTTCTTTGATGATATATGGATATTTAAGCTTAAAATTGGTAATCAAATATCAAAAGAAGATCACCGAATTTTATTCTAACATAGAGTATATAACCCTACAATGGCTTATCAATCTGTTAATTGGGTTATTTATTGGGTGGTTATTTTTGTTGTTTTTAACAATGGTGGATTTATTCGTGTTTGACTTCACTCTTCCTCAATCGGCGTATTATTTGTTGTTCATTTATGTAGGAGTTATTATCCATTATTTTGGTCTAAGGAAGCTTACTATGATTCATTTTCCTACTTTGAGACCGCTGGAAGTATTGGAAAAAAAGCCGGATATACAAAAAAATGATATCGAATCTGATAAAGATGAAGATACCAAAGAGATTCAAAAATTAGAGAAAATCATGGTTGAGAATAAGCCTTTTCTAGACCCCAATCTGACTCTCGATAGTTTATCTGATCTTCTAGGGGTACACAGTAAAAAATTATCCATGATCCTAAATCAAAAAATGGGAACTAGCTTTTATGATTTTATAAATAAAGCCAGGGTTGAAGAGGTAAAAGTAAAGATTGCTGATCCCGGCAATGATCATCTTACAATCCTTGGTATTGCTCTTGATTCGGGATTCAACTCAAAGTCGAGTTTTAATGCTATATTTAAAAAATACACAGGAATGACACCGAGACAATATAAGAACACGTTGTGA
- a CDS encoding FecR family protein — protein sequence MKRFFILVTLVIFFSSCGDKSVETDDNFEAVTLPDSSTVYLNHNSKISFDEDFEERKVHLDGEAFFDVVPGENTFTVITENGEVEVEGTSFNVVSVDLDFNVEVVSGIVHLHSHGHQHKLGRGQRGFYHPGNNGIKVARANHAHNHWLDLLVVDLKLGGFHPGRGHRKFFKGNNGRGNQKFKFKPGRGNRKFKSGKGNRGKGKKRKVKIKF from the coding sequence ATGAAAAGATTTTTTATACTTGTTACCTTAGTGATATTTTTTAGTTCTTGTGGAGACAAATCAGTGGAAACAGACGATAATTTTGAAGCGGTGACTCTACCCGATAGTTCTACTGTTTACCTTAATCACAACTCAAAAATCAGTTTCGATGAAGATTTCGAAGAAAGAAAGGTTCATTTAGATGGTGAAGCTTTTTTTGATGTGGTTCCTGGAGAAAATACATTCACAGTAATAACAGAAAATGGAGAGGTAGAAGTTGAAGGAACCTCCTTTAATGTTGTTTCAGTTGATTTAGATTTTAATGTAGAGGTAGTATCTGGTATTGTTCACCTGCATAGCCATGGGCATCAGCACAAACTAGGTCGTGGTCAACGTGGATTTTACCATCCTGGAAATAATGGTATCAAGGTGGCAAGAGCGAATCATGCCCACAATCATTGGTTGGATTTGCTCGTAGTAGATTTAAAGCTTGGAGGCTTTCACCCTGGTCGCGGACATCGCAAATTTTTTAAAGGTAATAATGGCCGGGGTAACCAGAAATTCAAATTCAAGCCAGGTCGTGGCAACAGAAAGTTTAAATCCGGTAAAGGAAACCGAGGCAAAGGCAAAAAAAGGAAAGTAAAAATTAAGTTTTAA